A stretch of the Nosocomiicoccus ampullae genome encodes the following:
- a CDS encoding helix-turn-helix domain-containing protein: protein MKYKKHSFEFKVKVVNEYLNGSGGYRVLGEKYNVDRSLVQKWVRQYNTYGYQGLTKSLSNTQYTSEFKQAVLKYREENQLSYRETAEYFGIKHFTTIANWNRKIQEGGPAALEGKQGRPIKYMSKKENNQKQVSKSEPLNETEREELERLREELRMKELENIILKKLNALPTDPTDKKRK from the coding sequence ATGAAGTATAAAAAGCATAGCTTTGAATTTAAGGTAAAAGTAGTTAATGAATATTTAAATGGATCAGGAGGATATAGAGTTTTAGGTGAAAAGTATAATGTGGATAGATCGCTTGTTCAAAAATGGGTAAGACAATATAACACATATGGCTATCAGGGCCTCACTAAATCTCTTAGTAATACTCAATATACTAGTGAATTTAAGCAGGCTGTTTTAAAATATAGAGAAGAGAATCAATTGTCCTATAGAGAAACAGCGGAATACTTTGGTATCAAGCATTTTACAACAATCGCTAACTGGAATCGCAAGATCCAAGAAGGTGGTCCAGCTGCTCTAGAGGGTAAACAAGGGAGACCAATAAAATATATGTCTAAGAAAGAAAATAACCAAAAACAAGTATCGAAGAGTGAGCCTCTGAATGAAACAGAACGCGAAGAGTTAGAACGTCTAAGAGAAGAACTCAGAATGAAAGAACTGGAAAATATCATTCTAAAAAAGTTAAACGCCTTACCGACAGATCCAACAGACAAAAAACGAAAGTAG
- a CDS encoding CDP-glycerol glycerophosphotransferase family protein, whose amino-acid sequence MSRFTNYFSKHVRERFTKEIELIEINRAKGDFIFTYKVLPFINLRVISKYTASVTIDNLEIDLPCEFKDDIITVRLSETYFKNRPDNFTIQLFSFGQPMRIKTRKNKNRTQYIVNEKLYNIKVKKDVHISKRYMSLDFKNENVEVNDVILQKDGIMIKLERDVDEETSLFLSYPHKFIELPTKLINKNTLKVTGLENLTYGVSTFYLAQKENVYTMNGYLEEKKELFTDFYAYTIDTMPALMLNVKEHIVKLRALYVSEITNNIVTLKIKPEQEILLEHPSISIYNSKLDTTKKIALSDDLQAEIPIEDLIDGFTNKKINFINSNIIYQIDIRSAYIEDEMLGRFRNENEYLTTHFYRRKDNYLGFRVSRPRIKRRITDIKNFKLQGFIKGRNSFHEVENVIIFEDRHSQEMVVNTIDDKFNYEIDAQEIINIMSRDKTIIDLYIGIRNKEGKIVARAKLPYKNSNYKKDNFYDLKIIKQKDRDVYLLITTTPFNNLKIETFVVPKSVDTNVERDRNIWLLGERIDTAQENGYQLFKYLQDQPVEAYYVIDEESKDYKKIMHEENVLVFGSKKHHEISLKAGVLLCTHDFENILPYKPSKEFFNYNETYKVFLQHGVLGRKPAEYHKKYYDDPFDIFIVSSDSEKYDVVVNTMGYEEDEVKVTGLARFDRLPMNHKGKDILLMPTWRDWINTDERFLNSEYYYRYKNLLENERLHDILEKYNVNINFYPHYRAQPFFNKELINTSEHIRFITLGEKSVQELLIDHALLITDYSSVSFDFTMMNKPVVYYHFDEDRFFNRGILRPVNETFLGDIAETEELLVSYIEASIKNNFETNVDDISEIIKYRDHNNCERIYEAVISEKNKL is encoded by the coding sequence ATGAGTAGATTTACAAACTATTTCTCAAAACACGTCAGAGAAAGATTTACGAAAGAAATTGAACTCATTGAGATTAATAGAGCGAAGGGAGACTTTATATTCACTTATAAAGTGCTCCCATTTATTAATTTAAGAGTCATTTCCAAATATACAGCCTCAGTAACTATTGATAATTTGGAAATAGATTTACCATGTGAATTTAAAGACGACATCATTACAGTGCGACTGTCTGAAACTTATTTTAAAAATAGACCTGACAATTTTACAATTCAATTATTTTCATTCGGACAACCGATGAGAATTAAAACTCGAAAAAATAAAAATCGTACTCAATATATCGTTAATGAAAAACTTTATAACATAAAAGTTAAAAAGGACGTACATATATCTAAAAGGTATATGAGTTTAGACTTTAAAAATGAGAATGTTGAAGTGAATGACGTCATATTACAAAAAGATGGGATAATGATTAAGCTAGAAAGAGATGTCGATGAAGAAACATCGTTATTTTTAAGTTATCCTCATAAATTTATAGAACTTCCAACAAAACTTATAAACAAAAACACTTTAAAAGTCACTGGACTTGAAAATCTAACGTATGGGGTCAGTACTTTTTACCTAGCTCAAAAAGAAAATGTCTATACAATGAATGGATATTTAGAAGAGAAAAAAGAGCTTTTTACAGATTTTTATGCGTATACAATAGATACAATGCCAGCACTCATGTTAAATGTAAAAGAACATATTGTAAAACTTCGTGCGCTTTATGTGAGTGAAATTACTAACAATATCGTTACATTGAAAATTAAACCGGAGCAAGAAATCCTCCTAGAGCATCCATCTATAAGCATATATAATTCAAAGTTAGATACGACGAAAAAAATCGCGTTATCAGATGATTTGCAAGCGGAAATTCCAATAGAAGATCTTATAGATGGTTTTACAAACAAGAAAATCAATTTCATAAATAGTAATATTATCTACCAGATTGATATACGATCTGCTTATATTGAAGATGAAATGCTCGGACGATTTAGAAACGAGAACGAATATCTAACTACACACTTTTATCGAAGAAAAGATAACTATTTAGGATTTAGAGTGTCTAGACCAAGAATTAAACGACGGATTACAGATATTAAAAATTTTAAATTACAAGGGTTTATAAAAGGTCGTAATTCGTTCCATGAAGTCGAGAACGTAATTATTTTCGAAGATCGTCATAGTCAAGAAATGGTTGTAAATACAATCGATGATAAGTTTAACTATGAAATTGATGCACAGGAAATAATCAATATAATGAGTCGAGATAAGACAATTATTGATTTATATATTGGTATAAGAAATAAAGAAGGCAAAATTGTTGCTCGAGCAAAGTTACCTTATAAAAATTCTAATTATAAAAAAGATAATTTCTATGACTTAAAAATAATTAAACAAAAAGATAGAGATGTTTATCTACTAATTACAACAACTCCATTTAATAATTTAAAGATTGAAACTTTTGTAGTTCCAAAAAGTGTTGATACGAATGTTGAACGTGATAGAAACATTTGGTTACTTGGTGAACGTATAGATACTGCACAAGAAAATGGTTATCAATTATTTAAATACTTACAAGATCAGCCAGTAGAAGCATATTACGTCATTGATGAAGAATCAAAAGACTATAAAAAGATTATGCATGAAGAAAATGTATTAGTTTTTGGTAGTAAAAAACATCACGAAATCAGTTTAAAAGCAGGCGTACTTCTATGTACACATGATTTTGAAAATATATTACCTTATAAGCCATCGAAAGAATTTTTTAATTATAATGAAACATATAAAGTATTCTTGCAGCATGGTGTATTAGGTAGGAAACCAGCAGAATATCATAAAAAATATTATGACGATCCATTTGATATTTTTATTGTTTCAAGTGACAGTGAAAAATACGACGTTGTAGTTAATACAATGGGCTATGAAGAAGACGAGGTAAAAGTCACTGGTTTAGCAAGATTTGATCGCTTACCAATGAATCATAAAGGTAAGGATATCTTACTTATGCCAACATGGAGAGACTGGATAAACACAGACGAGAGATTTTTAAATAGTGAGTATTATTATCGATATAAAAATCTTTTAGAAAACGAACGACTACATGATATATTAGAGAAATATAATGTAAACATAAATTTTTACCCACATTATAGAGCACAACCATTTTTCAACAAAGAATTAATTAACACTTCAGAACACATTAGATTTATAACATTAGGTGAAAAATCAGTACAAGAACTTCTTATAGACCACGCGTTACTCATCACAGACTATAGTAGTGTTAGTTTTGACTTTACAATGATGAATAAACCAGTCGTATACTATCATTTCGATGAAGACAGATTCTTTAATAGAGGAATCTTGAGACCTGTAAATGAGACATTTCTAGGTGATATCGCAGAAACTGAAGAACTATTAGTCAGTTATATAGAAGCATCAATAAAAAATAATTTTGAAACTAATGTAGATGATATTAGTGAAATAATAAAATATCGTGATCATAATAACTGTGAACGGATATATGAAGCGGTCATAAGTGAAAAAAATAAGCTCTAA
- a CDS encoding sigma-70 family RNA polymerase sigma factor: MEIITSYEPMIRSIINKLNILYDIDEYMQIGRLAVYEALKKHDKTKCKESQFVYTMIYQRMIDEIRRESKRQDRFTITEDTILDTFSTKFSDIDFYLIGVKDKLTDREYAWLTMTLDGYALVEIAKYLNVSISTAKNIRKSARKTLYSHFY; the protein is encoded by the coding sequence ATGGAAATTATCACTTCTTACGAACCGATGATTCGTTCTATAATTAACAAACTTAACATTTTATATGACATTGATGAGTATATGCAGATTGGTAGACTCGCAGTATATGAAGCATTAAAGAAACACGATAAAACAAAATGTAAAGAATCTCAGTTTGTATATACGATGATTTACCAAAGAATGATTGACGAAATTCGTAGAGAATCTAAACGGCAAGATCGTTTTACAATTACTGAGGACACGATACTCGATACGTTTTCTACAAAATTCAGTGATATAGATTTTTACTTAATCGGTGTGAAAGATAAACTCACTGATAGAGAGTATGCGTGGTTAACCATGACTTTAGATGGTTACGCACTTGTAGAAATTGCAAAATATTTAAACGTTAGTATATCTACAGCAAAAAATATAAGAAAAAGCGCAAGGAAGACACTCTACTCGCACTTTTATTGA
- a CDS encoding competence protein ComK: protein MMKVPKHFKRDVMYIEPIYDEIYMCQAVSASGVIRYKKSSEQWLNEYLTYFYSTNLAAIRSHVKINFDIHRMIPICVDLDYQFILFPLNSSKNKNVYFLNLSKVYRFFKRENQTVIEFICGEELVVDIPLSQCESQYNKATRIYDKYVKFKQFRERYLSTTVETIYTINHK, encoded by the coding sequence ATGATGAAAGTACCGAAGCACTTTAAAAGAGATGTCATGTACATTGAACCAATATACGACGAAATATATATGTGCCAGGCCGTGTCAGCATCGGGAGTTATACGTTATAAAAAGTCATCTGAACAGTGGCTGAATGAGTATTTAACCTATTTTTATTCGACAAATTTAGCGGCTATTAGAAGTCATGTTAAAATTAACTTTGACATACATAGAATGATTCCGATTTGCGTGGATTTAGATTATCAGTTTATTTTATTTCCGTTAAATTCTAGTAAAAACAAAAATGTTTATTTTCTAAACTTATCGAAAGTGTATCGATTTTTTAAAAGAGAAAATCAAACGGTCATTGAATTTATATGTGGGGAGGAGTTAGTCGTCGACATACCACTCTCACAATGCGAAAGTCAGTACAATAAAGCGACTAGAATTTACGATAAGTACGTTAAATTTAAGCAATTTAGAGAACGTTATTTAAGCACAACTGTCGAGACAATCTATACAATCAACCATAAATAA
- a CDS encoding LCP family protein, translating into MKKTLKILLVIIIIGLIGAAAYGGYLYYTLNKGVNSSFSDLKNDKSELRGDEDVDIDNSFNVLILGIDENKKRAEKEKINTDDFRTDTMILATFDREGDIIRMINIPRDTLSYMSDEQAFDKINHAHALGGIDGAVDSVENLLNVPVDFYIRVNFDSVVDIVNTLGGVEFDVPFDMEEPNQDDTGKIKVKKGHRKLTGEEALAVVRSRRVDSDFGRGERQMEMVQAIMNRAKSTGAITKVDDLVDVVSQNVTHNFKMKDLTKLAKYFASNEVKFDTTMILGEDFIGDNGAYYYKPNEEHLFVLSRTLREILGLDPPDVNDFSNIRLAYWLNPTVLIGNDIIDEYKLTGDDIPGFAKEGYKSQYGDGFDIPEKTLDNFEENEGDTDVQSEDGQDYTPPTKEQNLDEQENYNQNYNQNDQENYNQNNNQNEDWNNSLNPGSNPRDEYFSPE; encoded by the coding sequence ATGAAGAAAACTTTAAAAATATTGCTCGTCATCATTATTATTGGATTAATTGGTGCAGCAGCATATGGAGGTTACTTATACTACACCTTAAACAAAGGTGTTAATTCGTCATTTAGTGATTTAAAAAATGATAAATCAGAGTTACGTGGCGATGAAGATGTCGATATCGATAATAGTTTCAACGTATTAATATTAGGTATCGATGAAAATAAAAAACGTGCTGAAAAAGAAAAAATAAATACCGATGACTTTAGAACAGATACGATGATACTTGCGACGTTTGACCGTGAAGGTGATATTATTCGAATGATTAATATCCCGCGTGACACACTAAGTTATATGAGTGACGAACAAGCATTTGATAAAATCAACCACGCACACGCGTTAGGTGGCATTGATGGTGCAGTAGATTCAGTTGAAAATTTACTAAACGTACCTGTCGACTTTTACATACGTGTAAACTTCGACTCAGTCGTTGATATCGTCAATACGTTAGGTGGTGTTGAGTTCGATGTCCCATTTGATATGGAAGAACCAAACCAAGACGACACAGGTAAAATTAAAGTTAAAAAAGGTCACCGTAAATTAACTGGTGAAGAAGCACTCGCTGTTGTAAGAAGTCGACGTGTAGACTCAGACTTTGGTCGCGGAGAAAGACAAATGGAAATGGTTCAAGCAATTATGAACCGCGCAAAATCGACTGGCGCGATTACTAAAGTTGATGATTTAGTGGACGTCGTATCACAAAACGTCACACATAACTTTAAAATGAAAGATCTCACAAAACTCGCGAAATACTTCGCAAGTAATGAAGTTAAGTTCGATACGACAATGATTTTAGGTGAAGATTTTATTGGAGATAATGGTGCATATTATTATAAACCAAACGAAGAGCACTTATTCGTATTAAGTCGTACATTAAGAGAAATACTTGGATTAGATCCACCAGACGTCAATGATTTCTCTAACATTCGACTCGCTTACTGGCTAAATCCAACAGTCTTAATTGGTAACGATATTATCGATGAATACAAGTTAACAGGTGACGATATACCAGGGTTCGCAAAAGAAGGTTATAAAAGTCAGTATGGAGATGGGTTTGATATACCTGAAAAAACGTTAGACAACTTTGAAGAAAACGAAGGTGACACTGACGTACAATCAGAAGATGGTCAAGACTATACACCACCGACAAAAGAGCAAAATTTAGATGAACAAGAAAACTATAACCAAAACTACAATCAAAATGATCAAGAAAACTATAATCAAAACAATAATCAAAATGAGGACTGGAATAACTCATTAAATCCAGGTTCAAACCCTAGAGACGAATACTTTTCACCTGAATGA
- a CDS encoding CpsD/CapB family tyrosine-protein kinase has product MVDNRKRIVMDQPDSEVSQKYFNIAERIKYYSGNNKKALLFLSEQEKEGKTTIASNIAIALAKKGGNIVYLDADLESPSIHDTFNVTLRNGISDAIATDKSILSVTYDTPQYGLSTIHAGLKRSIGNELFLSDKFKYAVDTLKNKYDYIIIDAGMGMNDSACLDAIKEAVDAVVVVQSEERYTLETDNLMERLKQKDIEVLGVINNFVER; this is encoded by the coding sequence ATGGTAGATAACAGAAAACGAATCGTAATGGATCAACCAGATAGTGAAGTATCTCAAAAATATTTCAACATAGCAGAGCGCATTAAATATTATTCAGGTAACAATAAAAAAGCATTGTTATTTTTATCTGAACAAGAAAAAGAAGGTAAAACTACAATCGCGTCAAATATTGCGATTGCACTCGCAAAAAAAGGTGGGAACATTGTCTACCTAGACGCAGACTTAGAGTCACCTTCAATACATGACACATTTAACGTCACATTAAGAAATGGAATTTCAGACGCAATCGCAACAGATAAAAGTATATTATCTGTAACGTACGACACACCGCAGTATGGGCTATCGACAATTCATGCAGGACTAAAACGTTCAATCGGAAACGAACTATTCCTATCAGACAAATTTAAATATGCAGTCGACACGTTAAAAAACAAATACGACTACATTATTATAGATGCAGGAATGGGTATGAACGATTCAGCATGTCTAGATGCAATAAAAGAAGCGGTCGACGCAGTCGTCGTTGTACAAAGTGAAGAACGCTATACACTTGAAACAGATAATTTAATGGAACGATTAAAACAAAAAGACATCGAAGTACTCGGTGTCATAAATAATTTTGTGGAAAGATAA
- a CDS encoding WecB/TagA/CpsF family glycosyltransferase — MEKDRVKLVDIPFLNATRKEFVNILKERLDDEKKTFVVTANPEILMKTKENARYKAVVRNADYVVADGIGVILLSKLKKTPLKERIAGFDLTEDLLEYANEKQLSVYLLGAKEEVNETAALEIEQKYNKLKVVGRHHGYIGIKNREVYLELLEKEPDIVFVALGAPKQELFIREHIKKYDKGLFIGVGGSLDVHAKAVKRAPNIWIRLNLEWLYRMLKQPSRIVRNLKTFRFMIKELFKN; from the coding sequence GTGGAAAAAGACCGTGTAAAATTAGTGGATATTCCATTTTTAAATGCCACGCGTAAAGAATTTGTTAATATTTTAAAAGAAAGACTCGATGACGAAAAAAAGACCTTCGTCGTGACTGCAAATCCAGAAATATTAATGAAAACTAAAGAAAACGCAAGATATAAAGCAGTCGTTAGAAATGCTGACTACGTTGTTGCAGACGGAATCGGTGTTATTCTTTTATCTAAATTAAAGAAAACTCCGTTAAAAGAACGTATCGCAGGTTTCGATTTAACAGAAGATTTACTCGAGTATGCGAATGAAAAACAATTAAGTGTTTACTTACTCGGAGCAAAAGAAGAAGTCAATGAAACAGCTGCTTTAGAAATTGAGCAAAAATATAACAAGCTTAAAGTTGTCGGAAGACATCACGGCTATATTGGCATTAAAAATCGAGAAGTTTACTTAGAATTATTAGAAAAAGAGCCAGATATCGTATTTGTTGCTCTCGGTGCGCCGAAGCAAGAATTGTTTATAAGAGAACATATAAAAAAGTACGACAAAGGATTATTTATAGGGGTCGGTGGAAGCCTCGATGTACATGCAAAAGCGGTTAAACGTGCGCCAAATATTTGGATACGCTTGAATTTAGAGTGGCTGTACCGCATGTTAAAACAACCAAGTCGTATTGTAAGGAATTTAAAAACGTTTAGGTTTATGATTAAAGAATTGTTTAAGAATTAA
- a CDS encoding GNAT family N-acetyltransferase has protein sequence MTDINIYITDEEKYYNDCVNIRKRVFVEEQGVPEDKELDEYEKESLNVLLLFNDSPAGTVRYRKIDDSTIKVERMAVLKEYRGMGFGNNLMNFVHVHARQSGYHWAKLGAQTHAIKFYTNLGYEESSKEYMDVGIPHIDMIKKL, from the coding sequence GTGACCGACATAAATATTTATATAACGGATGAAGAGAAATACTATAACGACTGCGTAAACATAAGAAAAAGAGTATTTGTAGAAGAACAAGGCGTTCCTGAAGACAAAGAATTAGACGAATACGAAAAAGAATCATTAAACGTCCTCCTACTCTTTAACGACTCGCCTGCAGGCACAGTAAGATACAGAAAAATAGACGACTCAACAATAAAAGTCGAAAGAATGGCTGTGTTAAAAGAATATAGAGGTATGGGCTTTGGTAATAACTTAATGAACTTCGTACATGTTCATGCAAGACAGTCAGGATACCACTGGGCAAAACTTGGTGCACAAACCCATGCAATTAAATTCTATACAAACTTAGGATACGAGGAAAGTTCAAAAGAATACATGGATGTTGGAATTCCGCATATAGATATGATAAAAAAATTGTAA
- a CDS encoding DUF2187 family protein, translating to MVPAEVGDIVEFDGMLGKVEKINENSVIVDITINEDWNENEDFEKTVVNHKRYKIKK from the coding sequence ATTGTACCAGCAGAAGTCGGCGATATTGTTGAATTTGACGGTATGCTTGGTAAAGTAGAAAAAATTAATGAAAACTCAGTCATTGTTGACATTACAATTAACGAGGACTGGAACGAAAATGAAGATTTTGAAAAGACAGTTGTAAATCATAAACGTTATAAAATTAAAAAGTAA